CACCTACCGGGACGTCGGCCTCGCGGTGACGTCCCGGATGGCGAGGATCCTCCGCTGGCCGCGCTGGCAGCTGGCGGTCGTCACCCTCGGGGTGCAAGCCCTCTACCTGTACGACCGCGCGTTCGGCTGGCGGCGGATGGTGACGCTGAGGATGCCCGAGCGCCACAACGCGCTGGGCACCCCGGCCCCGTCGCACGCCGAGCACGAGGTGTTCTGAGCGGCTCTGAGCGGCTCCCGCAGGGCCCTAACGGCCGATGATGAGGCTCATCGCCTCGGCCCGGGTGGCCGGGTCGCGCAGCTGCCCGCGGACGCAGGACGTGATGGTCTTGGCACCCGGCTTGCGGATCCCGCGCATCGACATGCACATGTGCTCGCACTCGACCACGACGATCGCGCCGCGCGGCTCCAGGATCCGCATCAGTGCGTCGGCGACCTGGCTGGTCAGCCGCTCCTGCACCTGCGGGCGGCGGGCGTAGACGTCGACCAGCCGGGCCAGCTTGGACAGGCCGGTGATCTTGCCGCTGGTGGACGGGATGTACCCGACGTGCGCCACCCCACGGAACGGCACCAGGTGGTGCTCGCAGACGGACGTCAGCTCGATGTCCTTCACGAGCACCATCTCGTCGTGCCCGAGGTCGAAGGTGGTCGTCAGGACGTCCTCCGGCTCCTGCCAGAGGCCCGCGAATATCTCCTTGTACGCACGCGCGACCCGGGCCGGGGTCTCCAGCAGGCCCTCGCGGTCGGGGTCCTCCCCGACGGCGAGCAGCAGCTCGCGGATGGCGTTCTCGGCCCGCTTCTGGTCGAAGGTCCCGACGGCGGGCGGGCCGTCGAGCGTCACCGGGTCGATCATGCGGGCCTCGCTTACTAAAGGGGGAAAACGTTGCGAACAGCACGGATGCCGCGCCTCCAGGGTACAAACCCTGGTGACACGGCATCCATTCCGTCCTGGGGCCGGGATCAGCCCTCCGTGGGCGGCTCCGCGGCCGGCATCGGCGGGAGCTTCACGATGTCGACCGGAGCGGTGTCGCCGGCGGTGACGGCGCCGTTGGTGAGCGCCAGCTCCTTGGGCGACTGCACCGGCGGGCGGGTGGACGGCGTCCGGCGGGCGGAGCCCGTCCAGGCCGGCCGGGCCGGGCGCTTGACGATCGGGGCGAAGATCTCGGCGATCTGCTCCTTGTTCAGGGTCTCCTTCTCCAGGAGCTCCAGAACCAGGTTGTCGAGCACGTCGCGGTTCTCGACCAGGATCTCCCAGGCCTCGTTGTGCGCGTTCTCGATGAGCTTCTTGACCTCTTCGTCGACCAGCCCGGCGACCTCTTCCGAGTAGTCGCGCTGGTGACCCATCTCACGGCCCAGGAACGGCTCCGAGTTGTCGGTGCCGAACTTGATCGCACCGAGGCGCTCGGTCATGCCGTACTGGGTGACCATGGCCCGCGCCGTCGCGGTGGCCTTCTCGATGTCGTTCGAGGCACCGGTGGTCGGGTCGTGGAAGACCAGCTCCTCCGCAGCGCGCCCGCCCAGCATGTAGGCCAGCTGGTCGAGCATCTCATTGCGGGTGGTGGAGTACTTGTCCTCGTCCGGCAGCACCATGGTGTAGCCGAGGGCCCGGCCGCGGGACAGGATGGTGATCTTGTGCACCGGGTCGCTGTACTGGCAGGCCGCCGCGACCAGGGCGTGGCCGCCCTCGTGGTACGCGGTGATCTTCTTCTCCTTGTCGGACATGATCCGCGTGCGCTTCTGCGGACCCGCCACGACGCGGTCGATCGCCTCGTCCAGGATGAAGTTGTCGATCAGCTTCTTGTCCGAGCGGGCGGTCAGCAGCGCGGCCTCGTTGAGGACGTTCGACAGATCCGCGCCGGTGAAGCCGGGCGTGCGCTTGGCGACGGCCGACAGGTCGACGTCGGGCGCGATCGGCTTGCCCTTCTGGTGCACCTTGAGGATGTCCAGACGGCCCTGGAGGTCGGGGCGCTCCACCGCGATCTGGCGGTCGAAGCGGCCCGGGCGCAGCAGCGCCGGGTCCAGGATGTCGGGGCGGTTGGTCGCGGCGATGAGGATCACGCCGCCCTTGACGTCGAAGCCGTCCATCTCGACCAGCAGCTGGTTGAGGGTCTGCTCGCGCTCGTCGTGGCCGCCGCCCAGACCCGCACCGCGGTGCCGGCCGACGGCGTCGATCTCGTCGACGAAGACGATCGCCGGGGCGTTCGCCTTGGCCTGCTCGAACAGGTCGCGGACGCGGCTGGCACCGACACCGACGAACATCTCGACGAAGTCCGAACCGGAGATGGAGTAGAAGGGCACCCCGGCCTCGCCCGCGACGGCACGCGCCAGCAGGGTCTTGCCGGTACCGGGCGGGCCGTACAGCAGCACGCCCTTGGGGATCTTCGCGCCGACGGCCTGGAACTTGGCCGGCTCCTGCAGGAACTCCTTGATCTCGTGGAGCTCCTCGACCGCCTCGTCCGCACCCGCGACGTCCGCGAAGGTGGTCTTGGGGGTGTCCTTGGTGAGCAGCTTGGCCTTGGACTTGCCGAACTGCATGACCCGCGAGCCGCCGCCCTGCATCTGGTTCATCAGGAACAGGAAGACCAGAACGATGATCACGATGGGCAGCATCGACAGCAGCAGGCTGACGAAGGTGCTCTGCTTCTCCGGGCTGATGGTGTAGCCCTCGGAGAGGGTGTTCGGGTCCTTGTCGTTGATCTGGGCCTGCAGCTTGTCGGCGATCGCGACACCCTGGTCGCCGATGTACGAGGCCTGGAACTTGCTGCCGGACGGGGCCTTGCCCGTGCCGGCGCTGGACAGCGTGGTGCCGTCCTTGAGCTGGATCTTGATCGTGTTCGAGTCACCGGTGGTGATCTGCGCGGACTTGACCTGCTTCGCGTCGATCGCCGCGACGACCTGACCGGTGTCCACCGTCTTGTAGCCGTTCGAGTCCGAAACGACCTGCATCAGCACGATGACGGCGAGGACGGCCAGCACGATCCACATGATCGGCGCACGGAAGTATCGCTTAACGTCCATCCATGCGGGGCGTTGCCGCCCCGTCCCTCCTGCCACTCAACGGCGCCGTGGGGCTGTGGGCCGCGGCGCATCCGGTCTGTGCTCATGTGAAGAGCGGTTTATTGGACCGTACCGCAGTCGGACCCACCGATGGCGGGAGCGCGGCGACACGGTTGTGGTTCTTTGTCCCCCCGATCCAACGGGCGGGAACGACGTACTGTTCCCGCCCATCGCCCGAACGGGGCTCTCAGCCGCCGTAGACGTGCGGGGCGAGGGTACCGATGAACGGCAGGTTGCGCAGCTTCTCCGCGTAGTCGAGGCCGTAGCCGACGACGAACTCGTTCGGGATGTCGAAGCCGACGTACTTCACGTCGATCTCGACCTTGGCCGCGTCCGGCTTGCGCAGCAGGGTGCAGACCTCCAGCGAGGCCGGGCCGCGCGAGCCCAGGTTGCCCAGCAGCCAGGACAGCGTCAGACCGGAGTCGATGATGTCCTCGACGATCAGGACGTCCCGGCCGGCGATGTCGGTGTCGAGGTCCTTGAGGATCCGCACCACGCCGGAGGACTTGGTGCCCATGCCGTACGACGACACGGCCATCCAGTCCATCGTGACCTGCGAGTGCAGGGCCCGGGCGAGGTCGGCCATGACCATCACGGCCCCCTTGAGGACGCCGACGATCAGCAGGTCCTTGCCTGCGTAGTCCCGGTCGATGCGCTCGGCCAGCTCCAGGAGCTTGGCGTCGATCTCGTCCTTGCTGATGAGCACCTTCGCGAGGTCAGCGCCCATGTCGTTCTGGTCCACCGGGGATACGTCCTCAAACGTTCGGGGTCTGTGTGGCCGGAGGCCGGGCTCCCCCGGGACATGCCTGCCCGTCAGTCGCCCTGCCGCCGAAAGACCAGCGTGCCACACCTGCGGGTGGCCTCGACTCCCCCGGGTAGGTGCAGCGGCCCCTGGCCACGCCATCCGGTGACCAGCAGGTCGATGGCTTCCAGGTGCCGCGCGAACAGGTCCCCGCCCGGACAGCCCGCCCGCAGCGCGGCCCGGCGCAGCACCCGGCGGCGGACCGCGGGCGGCAGTTCGGCCAGTTTCACGGCGTCCAGGGCGTCCTCGCCCGTCCGGAGGTCGCGCTCGGCCAGGGAGGCCCACTGGTCGAGGGCGTCGGCGTCGTCGCGGAACAGCCGGGCGGTGCGGGCCAGCGCCTCGACCACGCCGCCGCCCAGGTGCTTCTCCAGCACGGGCAGCACCTCGTGGCGCACCCGGGAGCGGGTGTAGGCGGGGTCACAGTTGTGCGGGTCGTCCCAGACCGGGATCGCCTGGGCGGAGCAGGCCTGCCGGGTGGCCGCCCGGTCCAGCTCCAGCAGCGGGCGGCGGTAGCGGCCCTTCTGCGCGGGCATGCCGGCCAGCGAGCGGGCGCCCGAGCCGCGGGCCAGGCCCAGCAGCACCGTCTCGGCCTGGTCGTCCCGGGTGTGGCCGAGCAGCACCGCGATCGCGCCGTGGCGCTCGGCGGCGTCGTCCAGCGCCGCGTACCGGGCGTCCCGGGCGGCGGCCTCCGGACCACCGGACCGGCCGACCCGGACCGGGATCGCCTCGACCGGGTCCAGGCCCAGCGAGCGCAGCCGCTCGGCCACCTGGGCGGCGCGGTCGGCGGAGCCGGGCTGGAGGCCGTGGTCGACGGTGACGGCGCCGACCCGCAGGCCGATCTTGGGCGCCTCGAAGGCGGCGGCGATGGCCAGCGCCATGGAGTCCGCGCCGCCGCTCACGGCGACCAGGACCAGCGGGGAGCCGGGCGCGGCCGGGGTGCGGGGCAGCCCGGACGGGTGGCGCGCGGCGTTGCCGATCAGGGTGGTGCCGACGGCGGCACCGACCAGCGGCGCCCCGGCCGGGCGCTCGCGGGGCTCGCGCGCGGGCGCGGTGAAGGTGGAACCGGCCTCGGCGGCGAGGTCGGTGAGCGTGCGGCGTACGGCCAGGCGTATCGCGGCGACGGCGGGGTGTGGGCCCACGGCGGACGACTCCTCGGCGGAGGGGGACAGGGACGGCGGTGGGCGCGGCGGGGACCGCGCATTTCTGTGAGCACCGTGTTACCGGGCGCTCACAGATGGTGGCAGAAAGGAGCGACCCGCTACGCCACCCGCGCCACCGGTACGACCACCGTCCCACGTTCGGGTGAATGGAGAAACGTATCTTCACGCTCGGCCCGCCCGATTGGACCACGCGTACGAACGGACCGCGACCACCGTGCGGCGGTCGCGGTCCTGGCAGTCGGGCTCCGGCTCAGCGGGCGACGCGGGCGACCCAGGCAGCCGGGTCGTGGATCTCCTCCTTGGTCGGCAGCGTGTTCGGGGACGTCCAGACCCGGTTGAAGCCGTCCATCCCGACGCGCTCGACCACGCCCCGGACGAACACCGCGCCGTCCTGGTACTGGCGGATCTTGGCGTCCATCCCCAGCAGCCGGCGCAGCATCAGGTCCAGCCGGTTCGCGCCGCGGTCCCGGCGCTGCTGGAACTTCTCCCGGATCTCCGCGACCGTCGGCACCACCGCCGGGCCGACCCCGTCCATCACCACGTCCGCGTGGCCCTCCAGCAGCGACATCACCGCCGTCAGCCGGGCCAG
The nucleotide sequence above comes from Streptomyces kaniharaensis. Encoded proteins:
- the tilS gene encoding tRNA lysidine(34) synthetase TilS, with the translated sequence MGPHPAVAAIRLAVRRTLTDLAAEAGSTFTAPAREPRERPAGAPLVGAAVGTTLIGNAARHPSGLPRTPAAPGSPLVLVAVSGGADSMALAIAAAFEAPKIGLRVGAVTVDHGLQPGSADRAAQVAERLRSLGLDPVEAIPVRVGRSGGPEAAARDARYAALDDAAERHGAIAVLLGHTRDDQAETVLLGLARGSGARSLAGMPAQKGRYRRPLLELDRAATRQACSAQAIPVWDDPHNCDPAYTRSRVRHEVLPVLEKHLGGGVVEALARTARLFRDDADALDQWASLAERDLRTGEDALDAVKLAELPPAVRRRVLRRAALRAGCPGGDLFARHLEAIDLLVTGWRGQGPLHLPGGVEATRRCGTLVFRRQGD
- the hpt gene encoding hypoxanthine phosphoribosyltransferase — translated: MDQNDMGADLAKVLISKDEIDAKLLELAERIDRDYAGKDLLIVGVLKGAVMVMADLARALHSQVTMDWMAVSSYGMGTKSSGVVRILKDLDTDIAGRDVLIVEDIIDSGLTLSWLLGNLGSRGPASLEVCTLLRKPDAAKVEIDVKYVGFDIPNEFVVGYGLDYAEKLRNLPFIGTLAPHVYGG
- the folE gene encoding GTP cyclohydrolase I FolE, with the translated sequence MIDPVTLDGPPAVGTFDQKRAENAIRELLLAVGEDPDREGLLETPARVARAYKEIFAGLWQEPEDVLTTTFDLGHDEMVLVKDIELTSVCEHHLVPFRGVAHVGYIPSTSGKITGLSKLARLVDVYARRPQVQERLTSQVADALMRILEPRGAIVVVECEHMCMSMRGIRKPGAKTITSCVRGQLRDPATRAEAMSLIIGR
- the ftsH gene encoding ATP-dependent zinc metalloprotease FtsH, producing MDVKRYFRAPIMWIVLAVLAVIVLMQVVSDSNGYKTVDTGQVVAAIDAKQVKSAQITTGDSNTIKIQLKDGTTLSSAGTGKAPSGSKFQASYIGDQGVAIADKLQAQINDKDPNTLSEGYTISPEKQSTFVSLLLSMLPIVIIVLVFLFLMNQMQGGGSRVMQFGKSKAKLLTKDTPKTTFADVAGADEAVEELHEIKEFLQEPAKFQAVGAKIPKGVLLYGPPGTGKTLLARAVAGEAGVPFYSISGSDFVEMFVGVGASRVRDLFEQAKANAPAIVFVDEIDAVGRHRGAGLGGGHDEREQTLNQLLVEMDGFDVKGGVILIAATNRPDILDPALLRPGRFDRQIAVERPDLQGRLDILKVHQKGKPIAPDVDLSAVAKRTPGFTGADLSNVLNEAALLTARSDKKLIDNFILDEAIDRVVAGPQKRTRIMSDKEKKITAYHEGGHALVAAACQYSDPVHKITILSRGRALGYTMVLPDEDKYSTTRNEMLDQLAYMLGGRAAEELVFHDPTTGASNDIEKATATARAMVTQYGMTERLGAIKFGTDNSEPFLGREMGHQRDYSEEVAGLVDEEVKKLIENAHNEAWEILVENRDVLDNLVLELLEKETLNKEQIAEIFAPIVKRPARPAWTGSARRTPSTRPPVQSPKELALTNGAVTAGDTAPVDIVKLPPMPAAEPPTEG